A section of the Drosophila subobscura isolate 14011-0131.10 chromosome A, UCBerk_Dsub_1.0, whole genome shotgun sequence genome encodes:
- the LOC117903643 gene encoding eye-specific diacylglycerol kinase isoform X13: MQRLRTTFTRSRTPTGAEMKMQNSLEVPKQVRSASFDEMQLEAQRTSSNRLRQRASSSAEGRALEVDRLQVPAGHGRSRSFDSAVIDPTSEDSGAFLDVPRRNKIPRRSSSSSPKTPPPCFHCQLVRQYERQMTAEQRFFIDHRELTALSFYSDDDDDDDEEEGAVGGEGLCEDMQGACGGRPLPDVNNEAVARAQAILASTFENDPSTDCEDDAVDMDLGLIHLSIEQSRARIPRQMRRHTIDSSVGNSEDEGVDGSGPNSNNSPYFGNTLMPPRPCGITFTLSPTNGDCPFLPTFAFPIDPNSPPGSPSPTQSPSPSPSPSPSPTPSVVLAVPPPALELPSCSTGNGSGQQLLGSTAAVAAAALTLPAIASSQAAAAMATGAVCTLADADDAAAALGAMGLPVRPRRRSISRQEAIFVEPTGSSLENVSMSIEKADSIDAASTRANCGSPTGMFAVAHRTGFVVQDIYLTVPDLRRDRAASVDSCFSKLSSGNKTEELQPTVDGCYLTVPVINTTRSRSVDIVLPTDEQARYKALAMTGNEPGTYGRRTATGSSARRPIRIVPDWTENAINGEHYWKTSSASGDLCCLNEECIKSGQRLKCSACQLVAHLNCIPYVNEKPTLLCKPTYRDVGIRQYREQTTTHHHWVHRKMEKGKCKQCGKNIMFESIPQAVQSKLFGSKEIVALSCAWCHEIYHNKDTCFNQEKIGEECRLGNYAPIIVPPSWIVKLPNKGNFKSSIRVSNKNSATGSSAAGAGGGTAAGAPGGPGGPGGPGGPGGFGGKGKKQTTRRQRGKDEKKGEPRAFIVKPIPSPEVIPVIVFINPKSGGNQGVKLLGKFQHLLNPRQVFDLTQGGPKMGLEMFRKAPNLRVLACGGDGTVGWVLSVLDQIHPPLSPCPAVGVLPLGTGNDLARALGWGGGYTDEPVGKILREIGMSQCVLMDRWRVKVSPNDDVCDDHMDRSKANVPLNVINNYFSFGVDAHIALEFHEAREAHPERFNSRLRNKMYYGQMGGKDLILRQYRNLSQWVTLECDGNDFTSKLRDAGCHAVLFLNIPSYGGGTHPWNDSFGATKPTIDDGLMEVVGLTTYQLPMLQAGMHGTCICQCRQARIITKRTIPMQVDGEACRVKPSIIEIELLNKALMLTKCKNGRGDVQVNPLEKLQLNILRITMQQYEQYHYQREMLSKLANKLGQIEIDSQCDLDHVRNMLNAKFEESITYPKVSQDWCFVDACTAEHYFRIDRAQEHLHYICDIAIDDLLILDHELATMPQTPDQERSFAAFSQRQAQTERRQMDQAQGHAPGSTDEDLQIGSKPIKVMKWKSPILEQTSDAILLAAQSGDLNMLRALHEQGYSLQSVNKNGETALHFACKYNHKDIVKYIISCATKRVINMPDKDHGQTALHIAADTTRRELCVMLVAAGASLQARNAEGNTPMMVAFNRNANEIATYLESQERFMHLEVQTRI, translated from the exons ATGCAACGTCTTCGCACGACCTTCACGCGTTCGCGGACGCCCACCGGTgccgaaatgaaaatgcagaaCAGCCTCGAGGTGCCCAAACAG GTGCGTTCCGCCTCCTTTGACGAGATGCAACTGGAGGCGCAGCGCACGTCCTCGAACCGACTGAGGCAGCGTGCCTCTTCGTCGGCGGAGGGGCGTGCCTTGGAGGTGGATCGTCTGCAGGTGCCGGCCGGGCATGGCCGCTCGCGCAGCTTCGATTCGGCTGTCATCGATCCGACAAGCGAGGATTCCGGGGCTTTCCTGGATGTGCCGCGTCGCAACAAGATTCCGCGACGCAGCAGCTCGTCGAGCCCGAAGACCCCGCCGCCGTGCTTCCATTGCCAATTGGTGAGGCAGTACGAGCGCCAGATGACAGCGGAGCAGCGCTTCTTCATCGATCATCGAGAGCTGACCGCTCTCAGCTTCTACagcgatgatgacgatgacgacgacgaggaggaagGCGCAGTGGGCGGTGAAGGCCTGTGCGAAGACATGCAGGGTGCCTGCGGCGGACGGCCGCTGCCCGATGTGAACAACGAGGCAGTGGCCCGGGCGCAGGCCATTCTGGCATCAACTTTCGAGAACGATCCTAGCACCGATTGCGAGGACGATGCCGTCGATATGGACCTGGGATTAATCCACCTGAGCATCGAGCAGTCACGGGCCCGCATTCCGCGGCAGATGCGGCGCCACACCATCGACAGCTCTGTAGGCAACTCTGAGGATGAGGGCGTCGACGGATCCGGCCCCAACTCCAATAATTCGCCGTACTTCGGCAACACCCTGATGCCACCCAGGCCCTGCGGCATCACCTTCACCCTGTCACCCACCAACGGCGACTGTCCGTTCCTCCCGACCTTCGCTTTTCCCATTGATCCCAACTCTCCGCCAGGCTCGCCCTCGCCCACCCAGtcaccatcgccatcgccgtcACCATCCCCGTCGCCCACACCTTCGGTGGTGCTGGCTGTTCCACCGCCCGCGTTGGAGCTTCCGTCCTGCTCCACTGGTAACGGCAGCGGACAGCAGCTGTTGGGATCGACCGCCGcggtggccgccgccgccctcACTCTACCGGCGATTGCCTCCTcgcaggcagctgcagccatgGCCACCGGAGCGGTCTGCACCCTGGCGGATGCGgacgatgctgctgccgctttggGGGCAATGGGACTGCCGGTTAGACCCAGGCGCCGGTCCATCTCGCGGCAGGAGGCCATCTTTGTGGAGCCCACCGGCAGTTCGCTGGAGAATGTCTCGATGTCGATTGAAAAGGCGGACTCCATTGATGCCGCCTCCACCAGGGCCAACTGCGGTTCACCCACGGGCATGTTTGCCGTGGCCCATCGCACGGGATTTGTGGTGCAGGATATCTACTTGACCGTGCCGGATCTGCGACGAGATCGTGCCGCCTCCGTGGACTCATGCTTCTCGAAGCTCTCATCAGGCAACAAAACCGAGGAGCTACAGCCCACCGTGGATGGCTGCTACCTGACCGTACCGGTGATCAACACCACTCGATCCCGATCGGTGGACATTGTTCTGCCCACCGATGAGCAGGCTCGCTACAAGGCCCTGGCCATGACTGGCAACGAACCAGGAACCTACGG CAGGCGTACCGCTACAGGAAGCAGTGCCCGTAGGCCCATACGCATTGTACCCGATTGGACAGAGAATGCGATTAATGGCGAGCACTACTGGAAGACCTCGTCGGCGTCTGGCGATCTCTGTTGCCTCAACGAGGAGTGCATT AAGAGCGGCCAACGTTTGAAGTGCTCCGCCTGTCAGCTGGTGGCCCACCTCAATTGCATACCGTATGTGAACGAGAAGCCGACGCTGCTGTGCAAGCCGACGTACCGGGATGTGGGCATCAGGCAGTACCGGGAGCAGACGACCACCCACCATCATTGGGTGCACCGCAAGATGGAGAAGGGGAAGTGCAAGCAGTGTGGCAAG AATATTATGTTTGAATCCATACCGCAGGCGGTTCAGAGCAAGCTGTTTGGCTCGAAAGAAATTGTAGCTTTGTCCTGTGCCTGGTGCCATGAGATCTATCACAACAAGGACACGTGCTTCAACCAGGAGAAAATTGGCGAAGAGTGTCGTCTCG GCAACTATGCGCCGATTATTGTGCCACCATCGTGGATTGTCAAGCTGCCGAACAAGGGCAACTTCAAGTCATCCATTCGGGTGAGCAATAAGAACAGTGCCACCGGCTCCTCCGCTGCTGGAGCCGGCGGTGGCACTGCAGCTGGCGCACCCGGCGGCCCTGGTGGACCTGGCGGACCCGGCGGCCCTGGTGGCTTTGGTGGCAAAGGCAAGAAGCAGACTACGCGCCGGCAGAGGGGCAAGGACGAGAAGAAGGGAGAACCGCGCGCATTCATCGTGAAGCCCATTCCATCGCCGGAGGTAATACCGGTCATTGTCTTTATTAATCCCAAGTCCGGTGGCAATCAGGGCGTCAAGCTGCTCGGCAAGTTCCAGCACCTCCTCAATCCACGCCAGGTGTTCGATCTGACCCAGGGTGGTCCCAAAATGGG TCTGGAAATGTTTCGCAAGGCACCGAATCTTCGGGTTTTGGCCTGCGGCGGCGATGGCACCGTCGGCTGGGTGTTGTCCGTCCTCGATCAGATCCATCCACCATTGTCACCGTGCCCGGCCGTCGGTGTGCTGCCATTGGGGACGGGCAACGATCTCGCACGCGCTCTTGGATGGGGCGGG GGCTACACGGACGAACCGGTTGGCAAAATCCTGCGCGAGATCGGCATGTCGCAGTGCGTCCTCATGGATCGCTGGCGCGTCAAGGTCTCGCCCAACGATGACGTCTGCGACGATCACATGGACCGCAGCAAGGCGAACGTGCCCCTGAACGTGATCAACAACTACTTCTCGTTCGGTGTGGATGCCCACATCGCTCTGGAGTTTCACGAGGCACGCGAGGCCCATCCGGAGCGGTTCAACTCGCGACTCCGCAACAAGATGTACTACGGCCAGATGGGGGGCAAGGATCTGATCCTGCGCCAGTACCGCAACCTCTCCCAGTGGGTGACCCTCGAGTGCGATGGCAACGACTTCACCAGCAAGCTGCGGGATGCCGGCTGCCATGCCGTACTCTTCCTGAACATACCCAG CTATGGCGGCGGCACACATCCCTGGAACGATTCGTTCGGGGCGACGAAGCCCACCATCGACGACGGCCTGATGGAGGTGGTGGGTCTGACCACCTACCAGCTGCCGATGCTGCAGGCGGGCATGCACGGCACCTGCATTTGCCAGTGCCGGCAGGCGCGAATTATCACGAAGCGCACCATACCGATGCAGGTGGATGGTGAGGCGTGTCGGGTGAAGCCGTCGATCATTGAGATCGAGCTGTTGAATAAGGCGTTGATGCTGACCAAGTGCAAGAATGGACGTGGCGATGTCCA AGTAAATCCCCTGGAGAAGCTTCAATTGAATATACTGCGCATTACGATGCAGCAGTATGAGCAATACCACTACCAAAGGGAGATGCTCAGTAAGCTGGCGAACAAGCTTGGCCAGATCGAGATCGACTCACAATGCGATCTGGATCATGTCCGAAATATGCTCAATGCCAAATTCGAAGAGTCCATCACCTATCCGAAGGTATCGCAGGACTGGTGTTTCGTAGACG CCTGCACTGCAGAGCACTACTTCCGCATCGACAGGGCGCAGGAACACTTACACTACATCTGTGACATCGCCATTGACGACTTACTTATATTGGATCACGAGCTCGCCACCATGCCCCAAACACCCGATCAGGAACGCTCATTTGCCGCATTCTCGCAGCGCCAGGCGCAGACAGAGCGCAGACAGATGGATCAGGCCCAGGGCCATGCACCAGGCAGCACCG ACGAGGATTTACAAATTGGCTCCAAGCCCATCAAAGTGATGAAGTGGAAGAG CCCTATACTGGAACAAACTTCCGATGCCATACTACTAGCAGCCCAAAGCGGTGATCTCAATATG TTACGTGCACTACATGAACAAGGATACTCATTGCAGTCAGTGAATAAGAATGGAGAGACGGCCCTGCACTTTGCTTGCAAATATAACCATAAGGACATTGTGAAATATATCATCTCATGTGCCACAAAACGCGTCATCAATATGCCCGACAAGGACCA CGGACAAACTGCTTTACATATCGCCGCTGATACGACTCGCAGGGAGCTCTGCGTGATGCTGGTGGCCGCTGGGGCAAGTCTGCAGGCACGCAACGCCGAAGGCAATACCCCCATGATGGTGGCCTTCAATCGGAATGCCAATGAGATAGCCACATATTTGGAAA GCCAGGAGCGTTTCATGCATTTGGAGGTGCAGACCAGAATCTAA
- the LOC117903643 gene encoding eye-specific diacylglycerol kinase isoform X11, with the protein MQRLRTTFTRSRTPTGAEMKMQNSLEVPKQVRSASFDEMQLEAQRTSSNRLRQRASSSAEGRALEVDRLQVPAGHGRSRSFDSAVIDPTSEDSGAFLDVPRRNKIPRRSSSSSPKTPPPCFHCQLVRQYERQMTAEQRFFIDHRELTALSFYSDDDDDDDEEEGAVGGEGLCEDMQGACGGRPLPDVNNEAVARAQAILASTFENDPSTDCEDDAVDMDLGLIHLSIEQSRARIPRQMRRHTIDSSVGNSEDEGVDGSGPNSNNSPYFGNTLMPPRPCGITFTLSPTNGDCPFLPTFAFPIDPNSPPGSPSPTQSPSPSPSPSPSPTPSVVLAVPPPALELPSCSTGNGSGQQLLGSTAAVAAAALTLPAIASSQAAAAMATGAVCTLADADDAAAALGAMGLPVRPRRRSISRQEAIFVEPTGSSLENVSMSIEKADSIDAASTRANCGSPTGMFAVAHRTGFVVQDIYLTVPDLRRDRAASVDSCFSKLSSGNKTEELQPTVDGCYLTVPVINTTRSRSVDIVLPTDEQARYKALAMTGNEPGTYGRRTATGSSARRPIRIVPDWTENAINGEHYWKTSSASGDLCCLNEECIKSGQRLKCSACQLVAHLNCIPYVNEKPTLLCKPTYRDVGIRQYREQTTTHHHWVHRKMEKGKCKQCGKNIMFESIPQAVQSKLFGSKEIVALSCAWCHEIYHNKDTCFNQEKIGEECRLGNYAPIIVPPSWIVKLPNKGNFKSSIRVSNKNSATGSSAAGAGGGTAAGAPGGPGGPGGPGGPGGFGGKGKKQTTRRQRGKDEKKGEPRAFIVKPIPSPEVIPVIVFINPKSGGNQGVKLLGKFQHLLNPRQVFDLTQGGPKMGLEMFRKAPNLRVLACGGDGTVGWVLSVLDQIHPPLSPCPAVGVLPLGTGNDLARALGWGGGYTDEPVGKILREIGMSQCVLMDRWRVKVSPNDDVCDDHMDRSKANVPLNVINNYFSFGVDAHIALEFHEAREAHPERFNSRLRNKMYYGQMGGKDLILRQYRNLSQWVTLECDGNDFTSKLRDAGCHAVLFLNIPSYGGGTHPWNDSFGATKPTIDDGLMEVVGLTTYQLPMLQAGMHGTCICQCRQARIITKRTIPMQVDGEACRVKPSIIEIELLNKALMLTKCKNGRGDVQVNPLEKLQLNILRITMQQYEQYHYQREMLSKLANKLGQIEIDSQCDLDHVRNMLNAKFEESITYPKVSQDWCFVDACTAEHYFRIDRAQEHLHYICDIAIDDLLILDHELATMPQTPDQERSFAAFSQRQAQTERRQMDQAQGHAPGSTDEDLQIGSKPIKVMKWKSNKDRLFSFNEDVFGYGFSPILEQTSDAILLAAQSGDLNMLRALHEQGYSLQSVNKNGETALHFACKYNHKDIVKYIISCATKRVINMPDKDHGQTALHIAADTTRRELCVMLVAAGASLQARNAEGNTPMMVAFNRNANEIATYLESQERFMHLEVQTRI; encoded by the exons ATGCAACGTCTTCGCACGACCTTCACGCGTTCGCGGACGCCCACCGGTgccgaaatgaaaatgcagaaCAGCCTCGAGGTGCCCAAACAG GTGCGTTCCGCCTCCTTTGACGAGATGCAACTGGAGGCGCAGCGCACGTCCTCGAACCGACTGAGGCAGCGTGCCTCTTCGTCGGCGGAGGGGCGTGCCTTGGAGGTGGATCGTCTGCAGGTGCCGGCCGGGCATGGCCGCTCGCGCAGCTTCGATTCGGCTGTCATCGATCCGACAAGCGAGGATTCCGGGGCTTTCCTGGATGTGCCGCGTCGCAACAAGATTCCGCGACGCAGCAGCTCGTCGAGCCCGAAGACCCCGCCGCCGTGCTTCCATTGCCAATTGGTGAGGCAGTACGAGCGCCAGATGACAGCGGAGCAGCGCTTCTTCATCGATCATCGAGAGCTGACCGCTCTCAGCTTCTACagcgatgatgacgatgacgacgacgaggaggaagGCGCAGTGGGCGGTGAAGGCCTGTGCGAAGACATGCAGGGTGCCTGCGGCGGACGGCCGCTGCCCGATGTGAACAACGAGGCAGTGGCCCGGGCGCAGGCCATTCTGGCATCAACTTTCGAGAACGATCCTAGCACCGATTGCGAGGACGATGCCGTCGATATGGACCTGGGATTAATCCACCTGAGCATCGAGCAGTCACGGGCCCGCATTCCGCGGCAGATGCGGCGCCACACCATCGACAGCTCTGTAGGCAACTCTGAGGATGAGGGCGTCGACGGATCCGGCCCCAACTCCAATAATTCGCCGTACTTCGGCAACACCCTGATGCCACCCAGGCCCTGCGGCATCACCTTCACCCTGTCACCCACCAACGGCGACTGTCCGTTCCTCCCGACCTTCGCTTTTCCCATTGATCCCAACTCTCCGCCAGGCTCGCCCTCGCCCACCCAGtcaccatcgccatcgccgtcACCATCCCCGTCGCCCACACCTTCGGTGGTGCTGGCTGTTCCACCGCCCGCGTTGGAGCTTCCGTCCTGCTCCACTGGTAACGGCAGCGGACAGCAGCTGTTGGGATCGACCGCCGcggtggccgccgccgccctcACTCTACCGGCGATTGCCTCCTcgcaggcagctgcagccatgGCCACCGGAGCGGTCTGCACCCTGGCGGATGCGgacgatgctgctgccgctttggGGGCAATGGGACTGCCGGTTAGACCCAGGCGCCGGTCCATCTCGCGGCAGGAGGCCATCTTTGTGGAGCCCACCGGCAGTTCGCTGGAGAATGTCTCGATGTCGATTGAAAAGGCGGACTCCATTGATGCCGCCTCCACCAGGGCCAACTGCGGTTCACCCACGGGCATGTTTGCCGTGGCCCATCGCACGGGATTTGTGGTGCAGGATATCTACTTGACCGTGCCGGATCTGCGACGAGATCGTGCCGCCTCCGTGGACTCATGCTTCTCGAAGCTCTCATCAGGCAACAAAACCGAGGAGCTACAGCCCACCGTGGATGGCTGCTACCTGACCGTACCGGTGATCAACACCACTCGATCCCGATCGGTGGACATTGTTCTGCCCACCGATGAGCAGGCTCGCTACAAGGCCCTGGCCATGACTGGCAACGAACCAGGAACCTACGG CAGGCGTACCGCTACAGGAAGCAGTGCCCGTAGGCCCATACGCATTGTACCCGATTGGACAGAGAATGCGATTAATGGCGAGCACTACTGGAAGACCTCGTCGGCGTCTGGCGATCTCTGTTGCCTCAACGAGGAGTGCATT AAGAGCGGCCAACGTTTGAAGTGCTCCGCCTGTCAGCTGGTGGCCCACCTCAATTGCATACCGTATGTGAACGAGAAGCCGACGCTGCTGTGCAAGCCGACGTACCGGGATGTGGGCATCAGGCAGTACCGGGAGCAGACGACCACCCACCATCATTGGGTGCACCGCAAGATGGAGAAGGGGAAGTGCAAGCAGTGTGGCAAG AATATTATGTTTGAATCCATACCGCAGGCGGTTCAGAGCAAGCTGTTTGGCTCGAAAGAAATTGTAGCTTTGTCCTGTGCCTGGTGCCATGAGATCTATCACAACAAGGACACGTGCTTCAACCAGGAGAAAATTGGCGAAGAGTGTCGTCTCG GCAACTATGCGCCGATTATTGTGCCACCATCGTGGATTGTCAAGCTGCCGAACAAGGGCAACTTCAAGTCATCCATTCGGGTGAGCAATAAGAACAGTGCCACCGGCTCCTCCGCTGCTGGAGCCGGCGGTGGCACTGCAGCTGGCGCACCCGGCGGCCCTGGTGGACCTGGCGGACCCGGCGGCCCTGGTGGCTTTGGTGGCAAAGGCAAGAAGCAGACTACGCGCCGGCAGAGGGGCAAGGACGAGAAGAAGGGAGAACCGCGCGCATTCATCGTGAAGCCCATTCCATCGCCGGAGGTAATACCGGTCATTGTCTTTATTAATCCCAAGTCCGGTGGCAATCAGGGCGTCAAGCTGCTCGGCAAGTTCCAGCACCTCCTCAATCCACGCCAGGTGTTCGATCTGACCCAGGGTGGTCCCAAAATGGG TCTGGAAATGTTTCGCAAGGCACCGAATCTTCGGGTTTTGGCCTGCGGCGGCGATGGCACCGTCGGCTGGGTGTTGTCCGTCCTCGATCAGATCCATCCACCATTGTCACCGTGCCCGGCCGTCGGTGTGCTGCCATTGGGGACGGGCAACGATCTCGCACGCGCTCTTGGATGGGGCGGG GGCTACACGGACGAACCGGTTGGCAAAATCCTGCGCGAGATCGGCATGTCGCAGTGCGTCCTCATGGATCGCTGGCGCGTCAAGGTCTCGCCCAACGATGACGTCTGCGACGATCACATGGACCGCAGCAAGGCGAACGTGCCCCTGAACGTGATCAACAACTACTTCTCGTTCGGTGTGGATGCCCACATCGCTCTGGAGTTTCACGAGGCACGCGAGGCCCATCCGGAGCGGTTCAACTCGCGACTCCGCAACAAGATGTACTACGGCCAGATGGGGGGCAAGGATCTGATCCTGCGCCAGTACCGCAACCTCTCCCAGTGGGTGACCCTCGAGTGCGATGGCAACGACTTCACCAGCAAGCTGCGGGATGCCGGCTGCCATGCCGTACTCTTCCTGAACATACCCAG CTATGGCGGCGGCACACATCCCTGGAACGATTCGTTCGGGGCGACGAAGCCCACCATCGACGACGGCCTGATGGAGGTGGTGGGTCTGACCACCTACCAGCTGCCGATGCTGCAGGCGGGCATGCACGGCACCTGCATTTGCCAGTGCCGGCAGGCGCGAATTATCACGAAGCGCACCATACCGATGCAGGTGGATGGTGAGGCGTGTCGGGTGAAGCCGTCGATCATTGAGATCGAGCTGTTGAATAAGGCGTTGATGCTGACCAAGTGCAAGAATGGACGTGGCGATGTCCA AGTAAATCCCCTGGAGAAGCTTCAATTGAATATACTGCGCATTACGATGCAGCAGTATGAGCAATACCACTACCAAAGGGAGATGCTCAGTAAGCTGGCGAACAAGCTTGGCCAGATCGAGATCGACTCACAATGCGATCTGGATCATGTCCGAAATATGCTCAATGCCAAATTCGAAGAGTCCATCACCTATCCGAAGGTATCGCAGGACTGGTGTTTCGTAGACG CCTGCACTGCAGAGCACTACTTCCGCATCGACAGGGCGCAGGAACACTTACACTACATCTGTGACATCGCCATTGACGACTTACTTATATTGGATCACGAGCTCGCCACCATGCCCCAAACACCCGATCAGGAACGCTCATTTGCCGCATTCTCGCAGCGCCAGGCGCAGACAGAGCGCAGACAGATGGATCAGGCCCAGGGCCATGCACCAGGCAGCACCG ACGAGGATTTACAAATTGGCTCCAAGCCCATCAAAGTGATGAAGTGGAAGAG CAACAAAGATCGTTTGTTCAGTTTCAACGAAGATGTTTTTGGTTACGGATTCAG CCCTATACTGGAACAAACTTCCGATGCCATACTACTAGCAGCCCAAAGCGGTGATCTCAATATG TTACGTGCACTACATGAACAAGGATACTCATTGCAGTCAGTGAATAAGAATGGAGAGACGGCCCTGCACTTTGCTTGCAAATATAACCATAAGGACATTGTGAAATATATCATCTCATGTGCCACAAAACGCGTCATCAATATGCCCGACAAGGACCA CGGACAAACTGCTTTACATATCGCCGCTGATACGACTCGCAGGGAGCTCTGCGTGATGCTGGTGGCCGCTGGGGCAAGTCTGCAGGCACGCAACGCCGAAGGCAATACCCCCATGATGGTGGCCTTCAATCGGAATGCCAATGAGATAGCCACATATTTGGAAA GCCAGGAGCGTTTCATGCATTTGGAGGTGCAGACCAGAATCTAA